A part of Candidatus Thermoplasmatota archaeon genomic DNA contains:
- the pfdA gene encoding prefoldin subunit alpha, whose product MSRDEELSKYAILIENYREQLNYLDMQYSYIQTAIADCNKAKITLDQMSKIDSNTEILVPIGSGVFVNANIKNTSKVLFDIGAGLTTEKTSEEAIKKIDSRIESLRKTQEKITTMMQQLQEEATEVSNKAQQLLYEEKKE is encoded by the coding sequence ATGAGCAGAGACGAAGAGTTATCAAAATATGCTATATTGATTGAAAACTACAGAGAGCAACTAAACTATTTGGATATGCAGTATTCTTATATACAGACAGCTATCGCTGATTGCAACAAAGCAAAAATAACATTAGATCAGATGAGTAAAATAGATAGCAACACGGAGATACTTGTACCAATAGGTAGTGGTGTTTTCGTTAACGCAAACATAAAAAACACATCTAAGGTGCTTTTTGATATAGGTGCTGGGTTAACAACAGAAAAAACCTCAGAAGAAGCAATAAAAAAGATCGATAGTAGAATAGAAAGCCTACGAAAAACACAAGAGAAAATTACAACTATGATGCAGCAACTACAAGAGGAAGCTACCGAGGTTTCAAACAAGGCACAGCAGCTGTTATATGAAGAAAAAAAAGAATGA